A part of Oncorhynchus masou masou isolate Uvic2021 chromosome 30, UVic_Omas_1.1, whole genome shotgun sequence genomic DNA contains:
- the LOC135521922 gene encoding protein Wnt-4-like — protein MPTVSPVNLTAQLLLLLLWATHPTMATNWLSLARMPRSRPVSGAALCGRLRGLSVGQVGVCRARGEVMESVRKAAEMVIEECQHQFRNRRWNCSTTPRGVNVFGRVMSQGTREAAFVHALSSAAVAVAVTRGCSRGELERCGCDRKVRGVSPEGFQWSGCSDNLSYGVAFSQTFVDETERAKGMSAGRPLMNVHNNEAGRKAILHNMQVECKCHGVSGSCELRTCWKVMPPFRRVGAVLKERFDGATEVRLSRIGSRTALLPRDPQVKPTAARDLVYLAVSPDFCRLDPDNGIPGTAGRRCNGTSRLAPDGCELVCCGPGYRAGRAEMVQRCSCKFSWCCSVRCQQCKNTVMIHTCRE, from the exons atgcCAACTGTCTCCCCTGTCAATCTCACGGCACAACTCCTCCTGCTGTTGCTATGGGCAACCCACCCGACCATGGCAACCAACTGGCT CTCCCTGGCAAGGATGCCGCGCTCACGGCCCGTGTCGGGTGCTGCCCTCTGTGGGCGGCTGAGGGGACTGTCCGTGGGGCAGGTGGGGGTGTGCAGGGCGCGGGGAGAGGTCATGGAGTCTGTGCGCAAGGCAGCCGAGATGGTCATAGAGGAG TGCCAGCACCAGTTTCGTAATCGACGTTGGAACTGCTCCACCACCCCACGTGGAGTCAACGTGTTTGGTAGAGTCATGAGCCAAG GCACGCGTGAGGCAGCCTTTGTGCACGCCCTGTCCTCGGCGGCGGTGGCGGTTGCAGTGACGCGAGGCTGCAGCCGGGGGGAGCTAGAGCGGTGTGGCTGCGACAGGAAGGTCAGAGGGGTCAGTCCCGAGG GTTTCCAGTGGTCTGGGTGCAGTGATAACCTGTCATATGGTGTGGCCTTCTCCCAGACCTTTGTGGATGAGACGGAGCGTGCCAAGGGGATGTCGGCAGGGAGACCCCTCATGAATGTCCATAACAACGAGGCTGGACGGAAG GCTATTCTCCATAACATGCAGGTGGAGTGTAAGTGTCACGGTGTCTCGGGATCCTGTGAGCTGAGGACCTGCTGGAAAGTCATGCCCCCATTTCGGCGCGTCGGCGCCGTGCTGAAGGAACGCTTTGATGGAGCCACAGAG GTGCGTCTGTCCCGTATCGGCTCCAGGACAGCCCTGCTGCCCCGGGACCCCCAGGTCAAACCTACCGCCGCCAGGGACCTGGTGTACCTTGCTGTCTCGCCAGACTTCTGCCGTCTCGACCCCGACAATGGGATCCCCGGGACAGCCGGCCGACGCTGTAACG GCACCTCCCGGCTGGCCCCAGATGGCTGTGAGCTGGTGTGTTGTGGGCCAGGGTACCGGGCAGGCCGGGCTGAGATGGTGCAGCGCTGCTCTTGTAAGTTCTCCTGGTGCTGCTCGGTCCGCTGCCAGCAGTGCAAGAACACAGTGATGATCCACACCTGCCGAGAATGA
- the LOC135521933 gene encoding cell division control protein 42 homolog yields the protein MQTIKCVVVGDGAVGKTCLLISYTTNKFPSEYVPTVFDNYAVTVMIGGEPYTLGLFDTAGQEDYDRLRPLSYPQTDVFLVCFSCVSPSSFENVREKWVPEISHHCPRTPFLLVGTQVDLRDDSNTVEKLAKNKQRPLSPESGDKLARDLRAVKYVECSALTQRGLKNVFDEAILAALEPPETKSKKRCVLL from the exons ATGCAGACAATAAAGTGTGTAGTGGTGGGGGACGGAGCTGTAGGAAAGACCTGTCTACTTATCTCCTACACAACCAACAAGTTCCCCTCAGAATACGTGCCTACG GTGTTTGATAATTATGCAGTGACGGTGATGATCGGAGGGGAACCCTACACACTTGGGCTTTTCGACACCGCAG GTCAGGAGGATTACGATAGGCTGCGACCTCTCAGCTACCCACAGACGGACGTCTTCCTCGTCTGTTTCTCCTGCGTCTCACCCTCATCCTTTGAGAATGTCCGAGAGAAG TGGGTTCCAGAGATCTCCCATCACTGTCCTCGTACACCCTTCCTGTTGGTGGGCACCCAGGTGGATCTGAGGGACGACAGCAACACTGTGGAGAAGCTGGCCAAGAACAAACAGCGGCCCCTGTCCCCTGAGAGCGGAGACAAGCTGGCCCGGGACCTCCGGGCCGTCAAATATGTGGAGTGCTCTGCCCTCACGCAG agggggCTGAAGAACGTGTTTGACGAGGCCATCCTGGCAGCTTTGGAACCTCCTGAGACTAAATCCAAGAAACGCTGTGTCCTGTtataa